From one Pontibacillus sp. HMF3514 genomic stretch:
- a CDS encoding CoA-disulfide reductase: MTKKIVIIGGVAGGATAAARLRRLDEESHIVLIERGEHISFANCGLPYYIGETIHDRQKLLVQTVEGMKQRFNLDIRNLTEATEIDREQKMIKAKNLITGEVYEESYDQLILSPGAKPIVPPIPGIREANVFTLRNIPDTDKIKGYVDDKQPKHATIIGGGFIGIEMAENLVERGMKVSLVEKGDQVMGPVDPEMAAYVHQELSAHGVELLLQDGVKSFEKNTVILESGKRIETDMTILSIGVKPESTLAQEAGLETGSRGGIVVDDHLRTNDISIYAIGDAIEVQDYILKQPTMVPLAWPANRQGRIVADNIYGGDQSYPGTLGTSIVKVFDYTVATTGVNEKRLKASGIPYQTIHIHPGSHAGYYPGAEQMAIKLLFSPVGDIFGAQIVSKKGADKRIDVIATAIKGGLSVRDLPNLELAYAPPYSSAKDPINMAGYVATNVLDGDIEIIHWDEIDQAISDGEVLIDVRNPNEFEKGFLSGSLNIPLDELRDRLDEIPKGQRINVMCQAGLRGYLASKVLWLNGFEVRNVDGGWRTYSIAKGLGAKITVG, translated from the coding sequence TGTGGATTACCTTACTATATAGGAGAAACGATACACGATCGTCAAAAGCTTCTCGTTCAAACAGTAGAAGGTATGAAACAACGATTCAATCTCGATATACGAAACTTAACAGAAGCCACAGAAATTGACCGAGAACAAAAAATGATAAAGGCCAAAAACTTGATAACAGGAGAGGTTTATGAAGAAAGCTACGATCAACTCATCCTCTCCCCTGGCGCTAAACCAATCGTACCGCCTATACCTGGAATTCGTGAAGCCAATGTATTTACCTTACGCAATATTCCGGATACGGATAAAATCAAAGGTTATGTAGACGATAAACAGCCGAAGCACGCCACGATTATTGGTGGTGGTTTCATTGGTATTGAAATGGCTGAAAACCTTGTCGAAAGAGGCATGAAGGTATCTCTTGTAGAAAAGGGTGATCAGGTAATGGGTCCTGTTGATCCTGAAATGGCTGCCTATGTCCATCAAGAATTATCAGCACATGGTGTTGAACTTCTCCTACAAGATGGTGTGAAATCTTTTGAAAAAAACACTGTTATTCTGGAAAGTGGCAAACGAATCGAAACCGATATGACGATTCTTTCTATCGGTGTAAAACCTGAGAGTACACTAGCCCAAGAAGCTGGATTAGAAACAGGAAGCCGTGGAGGTATTGTAGTAGATGACCATCTCCGCACCAATGATATATCCATTTATGCAATTGGAGATGCAATTGAAGTTCAGGATTATATTTTAAAACAACCTACTATGGTTCCTCTAGCATGGCCAGCCAATCGTCAAGGTCGCATTGTTGCTGATAATATCTATGGTGGGGACCAATCCTACCCTGGCACGTTAGGAACATCCATTGTGAAGGTTTTTGATTATACAGTGGCAACTACGGGTGTGAATGAGAAAAGGTTAAAAGCATCTGGTATCCCTTATCAAACGATCCACATTCACCCTGGTTCTCACGCAGGTTATTATCCTGGAGCTGAACAAATGGCAATCAAGTTACTATTTAGCCCTGTTGGTGACATTTTTGGAGCGCAAATTGTTTCTAAAAAAGGTGCAGATAAACGTATAGATGTGATTGCTACAGCTATCAAAGGCGGATTGAGTGTACGTGACCTACCAAACCTTGAGCTTGCCTATGCACCACCTTATTCTTCTGCCAAGGATCCAATTAATATGGCAGGTTATGTGGCCACCAACGTATTAGATGGAGATATTGAAATTATTCACTGGGATGAGATTGATCAAGCCATAAGTGATGGTGAAGTGCTAATTGATGTTCGAAATCCAAATGAATTTGAAAAAGGATTCCTATCTGGCTCACTTAATATTCCATTAGACGAATTGCGTGACCGCCTTGATGAAATCCCTAAAGGGCAGCGTATCAATGTCATGTGTCAAGCTGGCCTTCGCGGTTATCTAGCTTCTAAAGTTTTGTGGCTAAACGGCTTTGAAGTTCGAAATGTCGATGGTGGTTGGAGAACTTATTCTATTGCTAAAGGATTGGGAGCTAAAATCACTGTTGGATAA
- a CDS encoding small, acid-soluble spore protein L, with amino-acid sequence MSKRKNQNRGMKNSANVNPQGNSEDVVDQQAKSQLEERAKRKNTKI; translated from the coding sequence ATGAGCAAACGCAAAAATCAAAACCGTGGCATGAAAAACTCAGCCAATGTAAACCCACAAGGAAACTCCGAAGATGTGGTGGATCAACAAGCAAAATCGCAATTAGAAGAACGCGCAAAACGAAAAAATACGAAAATCTAA